In Lotus japonicus ecotype B-129 chromosome 5, LjGifu_v1.2, one genomic interval encodes:
- the LOC130719848 gene encoding putative F-box/LRR-repeat protein At1g56400: MARNLDMFSFLPDSLLFIIISLLPYKEAARTSILSKRWLEAWRDSTKVIEFNELFFVKPGESDESKEAQRRAFLNFITHWISNYTNQVVDKFSLKVSDPESCHEIIERCVAFAAQRGVKELRLDFSDPNWKEDNWDDHSALMQLPQHVYELGSSSLESLKLYSCSFSMPNILNFKTMPNILNFRSLKEISLGWIEISETTLKILLHTCKMLENLSLKKCGKLESFDMGEEEVGLKRLVIDKCWLELECILLIAPNLEFFKYSGRVWNSDINVNPDVMEEAEIDFPFEFEPEFIEYGVELSTILSDLYPVKVLTVCSLLLQKDIAQSLLTCKRVFLVMNGKLKVIPSGVESLRRQCDLNDYEPPYNVNLKRYWEELTITPPCLRKTLKVVEIKGCAGSSDEVRACLYLIGVGSVLEEMNVNVMKDEQEETRREVMARYLPGFPRASENLKISIA, encoded by the exons ATGGCAAGGAACTTGGACATGTTCTCTTTCTTACCAGACTCTCTTCTTTTCATCATCATTTCCTTGCTTCCCTACAAGGAAGCGGCAAGGACTTCAATCCTCTCGAAACGGTGGTTGGAGGCATGGCGTGATTCAACCAAGGTCATAGAGTTCAACGAACTTTTCTTCGTGAAACCCGGTGAATCGGATGAATCCAAAGAAGCTCAGAGAAGGGCTTTCCTCAACTTCATCACACACTGGATCTCAAACTACACAAACCAAGTTGTGGACAAGTTCTCTCTCAAGGTTTCTGACCCTGAGAGTTGCCATGAAATCATAGAACGTTGTGTGGCTTTCGCGGCACAGCGTGGGGTGAAAGAATTGAGACTTGATTTCTCTGATCCAAACTGGAAAGAGGATAACTGGGATGATCATAGTGCTTTGATGCAGTTGCCACAACATGTCTATGAACTTGGATCATCATCACTTGAGTCTTTGAAATTGTATTCATGCAGTTTTTCCATGCCTAATATCCTCAACTTTAAAACCATGCCTAATATCCTCAACTTTCGGTCGCTAAAAGAGATTTCTTTGGGCTGGATTGAAATTAGCGAAACCACTCTTAAGATTTTGCTACACACTTGTAAGATGCTTGAGAATTTAAGTCTGAAGAAGTGCGGGAAATTGGAAAGCTTTGACATGGGTGAGGAAGAGGTTGGGTTGAAAAGATTAGTGATCGACAAGTGTTGGTTAGAACTTGAATGCATCCTTTTAATCGCACCAAATCTTGAGTTCTTCAAGTATTCTGGACGTGTATGGAATTCAGACATCAACGTAAACCCAGATGTCATGGAAGAGGCAGAAATTGATTTTCCCTTTGAGTTTGAGCCTGAATTCATTGAATATGGCGTTGAACTTAGCACCATATTGAGCGATCTCTACCCTGTCAAGGTTCTAACAGTGTGTAGTTTATTACTTCAG AAAGACATTGCTCAATCACTTCTTACTTGTAAACGTGTGTTTCTTGTTATGAATGGAAAACTAAAGGTCATTCCATCCGGAGTAGAATCGTTGCGCAGACAATGTGACTTGAAT GATTATGAACCTCCTTACAATGTCAACCTTAAGAGATATTGGGAAGAGCTCACTATAACTCCTCCATGCTTGAGAAAAACTTTGAAGGTGGTGGAGATAAAGGGTTGTGCAGGGAGTTCAGATGAAGTTAGGGCTTGTCTTTATTTGATTGGAGTTGGAAGTGTTTTGGAAGAGATGAATGTCAATGTGATGAAGGATGAACAAGAGGAAACACGTCGTGAAGTTATGGCAAGATATTTACCTGGCTTTCCAAGGGCTTCAGAGAATTTAAAAATATCAATTGCGTGA
- the LOC130719851 gene encoding putative F-box/LRR-repeat protein At1g56400: MEKNFDMFSPLPDSLHQFIISLLPYKEAARTSILSKQWFETWRKTKKIYVEFDELFFVKTGESDESKEARRRDFLNFITHQISHNRNHFLDKFSLRVSHPESCHDIIESCVAFATRRGVKEFSLDFSNPNWNENNFDDHEVVVQLPQYVYELGSLLESLKLYSCGFSMPHMLNFRSMKEISLGWIEISDATLRTLLHTCKTLRNLSLKKCRKLESFEMGLEKLGLKRLVIDKCEFEYNEIYFDAPNLEFFKYSGGVWTSDININRDVMEEAEIDFPYEFEPKFNEYGDELYTILSDFYPVRVLTVCSVLLQDYEPPYNIDLQKFWVRPMFPTPECLTKTLKVVEIKNCAGTLNEIKACKYLIRVGKVLEELNINVRKDEHEGTRLEVMAENLPRFSRASENLKIFIIA; this comes from the exons ATGGAAAAGAACTTTGACATGTTCTCTCCCTTACCAGATTCTCTTCATCAATTTATCATTTCCTTGCTTCCCTACAAAGAAGCGGCAAGGACTTCCATCCTCTCCAAACAGTGGTTTGAGACATGGCGTAAGACAAAGAAGATTTATGTGGAGTTCGATGAACTCTTCTTCGTGAAAACCGGTGAATCCGATGAATCCAAAGAAGCACGGAGAAGAGATTTCCTCAACTTCATCACTCATCAGATCTCACACAACAGAAACCATTTTTTGGACAAATTCTCTCTCAGGGTTTCTCACCCTGAGAGTTGCCATGATATCATAGAAAGTTGTGTTGCTTTCGCGACACGACGTGGGGTCAAAGAATTCAGTCTTGATTTCTCTAATCCAAACTGGAACGAGAACAACTTTGATGATCATGAAGTTGTGGTGCAGTTGCCACAATATGTCTATGAACTCGGGTCATTGCTTGAGTCCTTGAAACTGTACTCATGTGGTTTTTCCATGCCTCATATGCTTAACTTTCGGTCGATGAAGGAGATTTCTTTAGGCTGGATTGAAATTAGTGATGCGACTCTTCGAACTTTGCTACACACTTGTAAGACTCTTCGGAACTTAAGTCTAAAGAAGTGCAGGAAATTGGAAAGCTTTGAGATGGGTCTGGAAAAGCTTGGGTTGAAAAGGTTAGTAATTGACAAGTGTGAATTTGAATATAATGAAATCTATTTTGACGCTCCGAATCTTGAGTTCTTCAAGTACTCTGGAGGTGTATGGACTTCGGATATCAACATAAACCGAGATGTCATGGAAGAGGCAGAAATCGATTTCCCCTATGAGTTTGAGCCTAAATTTAATGAATATGGAGATGAACTCTACACCATATTGAGTGATTTCTACCCTGTCCGAGTTTTGACAGTATGCAGTGTCTTACTTCAG GATTATGAACCTCCTTACAATATTGACCTTCAAAAATTCTGGGTAAGGCCTATGTTTCCAACGCCTGAATGTTTGACAAAAACTTTAAAAGTTGTGGAGATAAAGAATTGTGCAGGGACTTTGAATGAAATTAAGGCTTGCAAGTATTTGATTCGAGTTGGAAAGGTTTTGGAAGAGTTGAATATCAATGTGAGGAAGGATGAACATGAGGGAACACGCCTTGAAGTTATGGCAGAAAATTTACCTAGGTTTTCAAGGGCTTCAGAGAatctaaaaatatttattattgcATGA
- the LOC130719852 gene encoding putative F-box/LRR-repeat protein At1g56400 — translation MAKNLDMFSSLPESLHISIISLLPYKEAARTSILSKQWFETWRKTKMIDVEFDELFFDKPDEFDESDESKKAHRRGFLNFITRGISHNRNQFVDTFSLKVSHPESCPEIIEHCFAFATQRGVKDLRLDFSDPNWKENTMDEHIALMQLPQHVYDLGSLLESLKLYSCGFSMPHMLQFRSLKEISLGWIKISETTLQTLLYSCKTLQNLSLKKCGELESFNMGDEMIGLKRLVIDKCQFEYTDIFFDAPNLEFFKYSGGVWNSDINIKREVMEEVEIDFPYEFEPNFNEYADELYTILSDFYPVRVLTVCSVLLQAIPFGEDKIRHGLNVRHLILKTQMHPNELYGFTFLLESCPWLEKLTLEIGPRVIYNDYEPPHNIDLQKFWERPMLKTPECLAKTLEVVEIKGCTGSLDEFKACFYLIELGSSLKEMNIYMRKDENEEIRRGIMANFVPGFPWASKDLDILIA, via the exons ATGGCAAAGAACCTGGACATGTTCTCTTCATTACCAGAATCCCTTCATATCTCCATCATCTCCTTGCTTCCCTACAAAGAAGCGGCAAGGACTTCCATCCTCTCCAAACAGTGGTTTGAAACATGGCGTAAGACAAAGATGATTGATGTGGAGTTCGACGAACTCTTCTTCGATAAACCCGATGAGTTCGATGAATCCGATGAATCCAAAAAAGCTCATAGAAGGGGTTTCCTCAACTTTATCACTCGCGGGATCTCACACAATAGAAACCAATTTGTGGACACGTTCTCTCTCAAGGTTTCTCACCCTGAGAGTTGCCCTGAAATCATAGAGCATTGTTTTGCTTTTGCGACACAACGTGGGGTGAAAGATTTGAGGCTTGATTTCTCTGATCCAAACTGGAAAGAGAACACCATGGATGAGCATATTGCTTTGATGCAATTGCCACAACATGTCTATGACCTTGGGTCATTGCTTGAGTCCTTGAAACTATACTCATGCGGTTTTTCCATGCCTCATATGCTTCAGTTTCGGTCGCTAAAGGAGATTTCCTTGGGCTGGATTAAAATTAGTGAAACCACTCTTCAAACTTTGCTTTACAGTTGTAAGACTCTTCAGAACTTAAGCTTGAAGAAGTGTGGGGAATTAGAAAGCTTTAACATGGGAGATGAAATGATTGGATTGAAAAGGTTAGTGATTGACAAGTGTCAATTTGAGTATACAGACATCTTTTTCGATGCTCCAAATCTTGAGTTCTTCAAGTACTCTGGAGGTGTATGGAATTCAGATATCAACATAAAACGAGAGGTCATGGAAGAGGTAGAAATAGATTTCCCTTATGAGTTTGAGCCTAATTTCAATGAATATGCTGATGAACTCTACACCATATTGAGCGATTTCTACCCTGTCCGAGTGTTAACTGTGTGTAGTGTCTTACTTCAG GCTATTCCATTTGGAGAAGATAAAATACGGCATGGCTTGAATGTGAGGCATTTGATCTTGAAGACTCAAATGCATCCTAATGAATTATACGGTtttacattccttttggaaagTTGCCCTTGGTTGGAGAAGCTCACACTGGAGATAGGCCCGCGAGTAATATACAAT GATTATGAACCTCCTCACAATATTGACCTTCAAAAATTCTGGGAAAGGCCTATGTTGAAAACGCCTGAATGTTTGGCAAAAACTTTAGAGGTTGTGGAGATCAAAGGTTGTACGGGAAGTTTGGATGAATTTAAGGCTTGCTTTTATTTGATCGAACTTGGAAGTTCTTTGAAAGAGATGAATATCTATATGAGGAAGGATGAAAATGAGGAAATACGACGTGGAATTATGGCAAATTTTGTACCTGGCTTTCCATGGGCTTCAAAGGATTTAGATATATTAATTGCTTGA